Proteins co-encoded in one Papaver somniferum cultivar HN1 chromosome 5, ASM357369v1, whole genome shotgun sequence genomic window:
- the LOC113279296 gene encoding uncharacterized protein LOC113279296, which translates to MVTKTSPPLKEWGTSGTTGGLTLIWKSNLDIEITYFSLNHINAIARPTIGFPWLFNGYYGSPYDFNSKDESWNLLDKTASNNQLPWLVIGDFNIILHDTEKFSTQPSDANEVVFFNNKILDLDLVDLGTTECPFTWSNKMSGHALTEQRLNRGLATESWLLRYPNSTISNMLAIGSDNHPILLNSNPNWKIGKIPFKFFGPWLDHEDYKKIIAEC; encoded by the exons ATGGTGACTAAGACATCTCCTCCTCTGAAGGAATG GGGGACAAGTGGCACTACTGGTGGCTTAACCTTGATATGGAAGAGCAATCTGGATATTGAAATAACTTATTTCTCCCTAAACCATATCAATGCTATAGCCAGACCCACTATTGGTTTCCCCTGGCTTTTCAATGGCTATTATGGTAGCCCTTATGATTTCAATAGTAAAGATGAGTCTTGGAATCTGTTGGATAAAACTGCATCTAACAACCAATTACCCTGGTTGGTAATTGGTGATTTCAATATCATTCTTCATGACACTGAAAAGTTCAGTACTCAACCAAGCGATGCCAATGAAGTTGTCTTTTTTAACAACAAGATTTTAGATCTTGATTTGGTGGATCTGGGCACCACTGAATGCCCATTCACTTGGTCCAACAAGATGAGTGGTCATGCTCTCACTGAACAAAGATTAAATAGAGGACTAGCAACTGAAAGTTGGCTACTTCGATATCCTAATTCCACCATATCTAATATGCTGGCTATTGGATCTGATAACCACCCCATTCTATTAAATTCTAACCCCAattggaaaattggtaaaattcCTTTCAAGTTCTTTGGTCCTTGGTTGGATCATGAGGACTACAAGAAAATCATAGCTGAGTGCTAG